The Methanoregula boonei 6A8 genome has a window encoding:
- a CDS encoding class I adenylate-forming enzyme family protein, protein MSNVTTLLDAKSVPEAKAALVCPLRNETYSYRELRDEMNRIGCGLSGLGIQKGDRVCIYLDSSPEYLISYFAIWRIGAVAVPANSVYQAEELLHVVRDAGARAIITDIRGAPVAGAVQEKAPGLAHIICVAGPGNTDAMPGDAVAWSSFPAVPASVRAANCAMDDLCHIQYTAGTTGKPKGAMLSHGNWMTALDAEREALRLRPDDVYLGIYPMGHVGLSWGLAVLRAGGTFVMMERFNPAEYLALAGRYKVTVLAGMPPVIHTLVHAEPGIEEHLRTVRVIISGGGQLLPSVWAAFDKRFHIPVANSYGLSETIVIGSGTTTLPEYPHLTKNYQSVGVAVGYTEVRIVDVDDPEKELGPGEAGEIALRGPSVAKGYWNLPEATATVFRHDGWFLTGDIGYIDEEGILYITDRKKDMIIMSGWKIYPTEVENVIVQHPAVADVAVFGVPDERRGESPVAAVVLKAGAALAEPEFETFCRQHLAGYKVPRTLVIVDDLPRVHGWKLLRRTLREKFGKMPA, encoded by the coding sequence ATGTCCAACGTTACCACCCTTCTTGATGCCAAAAGCGTTCCCGAGGCCAAGGCTGCACTCGTCTGCCCGTTGCGCAACGAGACATACAGTTACCGGGAACTCAGGGACGAGATGAACCGGATTGGGTGCGGCCTTTCCGGTCTGGGAATACAAAAGGGGGACCGTGTCTGCATCTACCTTGACAGTTCTCCCGAATACCTGATCAGCTATTTTGCGATCTGGCGGATCGGTGCGGTTGCTGTCCCGGCCAACAGCGTGTACCAGGCAGAAGAACTGCTGCACGTGGTCAGGGATGCCGGTGCCCGTGCAATTATCACAGATATTCGGGGTGCACCGGTGGCAGGGGCAGTGCAGGAGAAGGCCCCGGGCCTTGCGCATATTATCTGTGTGGCCGGTCCCGGAAACACCGATGCCATGCCCGGGGATGCTGTTGCCTGGTCGTCCTTTCCTGCGGTCCCGGCATCGGTGCGGGCGGCCAACTGCGCGATGGACGATCTCTGCCATATCCAGTACACCGCCGGGACCACCGGGAAGCCCAAGGGCGCAATGCTCTCGCACGGCAACTGGATGACGGCGCTCGATGCGGAACGCGAGGCCCTCCGGCTCCGGCCGGACGATGTGTATCTCGGGATCTACCCGATGGGGCACGTGGGGCTCTCGTGGGGGCTTGCGGTGCTCCGGGCCGGGGGAACGTTTGTGATGATGGAGCGTTTCAACCCCGCCGAGTACCTCGCGCTTGCCGGGCGGTACAAGGTAACTGTGCTCGCCGGTATGCCACCGGTGATCCACACGCTCGTCCATGCAGAGCCGGGAATCGAAGAACACCTCCGGACCGTCCGGGTGATCATCTCGGGCGGGGGCCAGCTGCTTCCCTCGGTCTGGGCGGCGTTCGACAAACGGTTCCACATCCCGGTGGCCAACTCCTACGGCCTCTCCGAGACGATCGTGATCGGATCGGGCACCACCACCCTGCCGGAGTACCCGCACCTCACGAAGAATTACCAGAGCGTAGGGGTTGCGGTCGGGTACACCGAGGTCAGGATCGTGGACGTGGACGACCCGGAAAAGGAGCTGGGGCCCGGGGAGGCCGGGGAGATTGCCCTTCGCGGGCCTTCGGTTGCAAAAGGCTACTGGAACCTGCCCGAGGCTACTGCGACTGTGTTCCGGCATGACGGCTGGTTTTTGACCGGGGATATCGGGTACATCGATGAGGAGGGTATCCTCTACATCACCGACCGGAAAAAGGACATGATCATCATGTCGGGCTGGAAGATCTACCCGACAGAGGTGGAGAATGTGATTGTCCAGCACCCGGCCGTTGCGGACGTGGCAGTCTTCGGTGTCCCGGACGAGCGCCGGGGGGAATCCCCGGTAGCGGCGGTGGTCTTAAAAGCCGGAGCCGCGCTTGCAGAACCGGAGTTCGAGACATTCTGCCGGCAGCACCTTGCCGGGTACAAGGTTCCGCGGACACTGGTCATTGTCGATGATCTCCCCCGGGTGCACGGCTGGAAACTCCTGCGCCGGACCCTGCGGGAAAAATTTGGGAAAATGCCAGCCTGA
- a CDS encoding RAD55 family ATPase codes for MDTKSQIVDIPISVKPKKRSTGIVGLNLLLDGGFPAGTIVMVYGTPISGVELAAMQFWKVEGEEGTYLMNDGDVEVGMQDVAELHPDMYLPQMVGGRIVIDSYSAIVIRYGIDAALKFLKHARESMRERGANMMFIVYTNVHTPVEITRIMRAADIVIELKTDVHQSEIERTLAVHKIRDAAAPQRLLPFIITERGIEASTTSRVV; via the coding sequence GTGGACACAAAATCCCAGATCGTTGATATCCCGATCTCCGTTAAGCCAAAGAAGCGTTCTACCGGTATCGTGGGTCTCAACCTTCTTTTAGATGGCGGTTTCCCGGCAGGTACAATTGTCATGGTGTACGGGACGCCGATCTCGGGAGTCGAGCTTGCAGCAATGCAGTTCTGGAAGGTAGAGGGCGAAGAGGGCACCTACCTGATGAACGACGGGGATGTGGAGGTGGGGATGCAGGATGTTGCCGAACTCCACCCGGACATGTACCTGCCCCAGATGGTTGGCGGCCGGATTGTCATCGATTCGTATTCCGCGATCGTTATCCGGTACGGGATCGATGCCGCCCTTAAGTTCCTGAAGCATGCACGCGAGAGCATGCGGGAACGCGGCGCAAACATGATGTTTATCGTCTATACCAATGTCCACACCCCGGTGGAGATCACAAGGATCATGCGTGCGGCCGACATTGTTATCGAACTCAAAACCGATGTCCACCAGAGCGAGATCGAGCGGACGCTTGCCGTGCACAAGATCCGCGATGCCGCTGCCCCCCAGCGTCTTTTACCCTTCATCATCACCGAGCGGGGGATCGAGGCGTCCACTACATCGAGAGTGGTGTAA